Proteins encoded by one window of Paenibacillus sp. DCT19:
- a CDS encoding amidohydrolase, protein MTTNKWVIHNGKFAVNSGLDWKVVQGYMVVENDKIVHIGETLPEGDENLPKVDGKGLLFLPGLINTHGHAAMSLLRGHGDDLALQVWLQEKMWPMEAKMTAEDVYWGSSLSVLEMLKGGTTAFLDMYDHMDQVAKVVEQSGIRASLARGVIGLCSEEEQMRKLEESAAFAREWHGQADGRITTVISPHAPYTCPPDYIEKLVQVAHDLNLPLHTHMSETIREVEQNVTDYGLRPVAHLEKLGFFSRPSLVAHAVHLNDEEIEILARNHVAVSHNPGSNLKLASGVARVPDLLKAGVMVSLGTDGPASNNNLDMFEEMRLAALIHKGVSGDPTAVPAGEALLLGTAYGAKSIFLDDTGLLEVGMKADFIALNIEQAHFYPHTDLISHAIYSASAKDVEHVWVDGKQVVKHGECLTMDEERILRESQSAFDGLLAR, encoded by the coding sequence ATGACAACAAATAAATGGGTTATTCATAACGGCAAATTTGCCGTAAACAGTGGTTTGGACTGGAAAGTCGTTCAAGGCTATATGGTTGTGGAAAATGATAAGATTGTGCATATTGGTGAGACGTTGCCGGAAGGGGACGAGAACCTGCCTAAAGTGGATGGAAAAGGACTTCTTTTCCTACCGGGTCTGATCAATACGCATGGTCATGCAGCAATGTCTTTGCTTAGAGGGCACGGCGATGATCTAGCTCTGCAAGTATGGCTGCAAGAAAAAATGTGGCCTATGGAAGCGAAAATGACAGCTGAAGATGTGTACTGGGGATCATCCCTGTCCGTATTAGAAATGCTCAAAGGCGGAACGACGGCTTTCCTCGATATGTATGATCATATGGATCAAGTGGCTAAAGTGGTAGAACAATCCGGGATTCGTGCTTCCCTAGCTCGTGGTGTTATTGGCCTGTGTTCAGAAGAAGAGCAGATGCGTAAGTTGGAAGAGTCGGCTGCATTTGCCCGTGAATGGCATGGACAAGCGGATGGCCGCATCACCACGGTAATCTCCCCACACGCTCCGTACACTTGTCCGCCAGATTACATAGAGAAGCTTGTACAAGTTGCACACGACTTGAATCTGCCTCTGCATACACACATGTCAGAAACGATCCGAGAAGTGGAGCAAAATGTAACGGATTATGGACTTCGTCCTGTAGCTCATCTGGAGAAACTGGGATTCTTCTCCCGTCCTTCCCTCGTAGCTCATGCCGTACATTTGAATGACGAGGAAATTGAAATTTTGGCTCGAAATCATGTTGCAGTCTCCCATAATCCGGGTAGTAACTTGAAGCTTGCTTCGGGTGTCGCTCGTGTACCGGATCTTCTAAAAGCCGGTGTGATGGTATCCTTGGGAACGGATGGCCCTGCAAGCAACAACAACCTGGATATGTTTGAAGAGATGAGACTGGCAGCACTTATTCATAAAGGAGTATCGGGTGATCCAACCGCTGTACCCGCTGGAGAAGCTCTTTTGTTAGGGACAGCTTACGGCGCTAAGTCTATTTTCTTAGATGACACGGGTCTATTAGAAGTAGGGATGAAGGCCGATTTTATCGCCCTCAACATTGAACAGGCTCATTTCTATCCGCATACAGATCTAATCTCCCATGCCATTTATTCGGCTTCAGCAAAAGACGTGGAGCATGTGTGGGTGGATGGTAAACAGGTAGTTAAACATGGCGAATGTCTCACGATGGACGAAGAGCGCATCTTGCGTGAATCTCAATCGGCATTTGATGGTCTGCTTGCTCGTTAA
- a CDS encoding redox-sensing transcriptional repressor Rex, with the protein MKSDKISEAVVRRLPVYLRYLSELSQREVTTVSSQELGLRLDLNPAQIRKDLAYFGDFGRKGIGYDVSYLIEKIRHILKIDQQINVALVGAGNLGHALSNYNAYLKDNMKIVAVFDAYEPKIGTQINSLKVQPMNELSDSVQKDNIRIGIITVPDTEAQNVADQLVESGIEAILNFAPTILKTPPHIRIHHADFTTDLLSLAYYLENGKDDEEDDNK; encoded by the coding sequence ATGAAATCAGATAAAATATCAGAAGCGGTAGTGCGGCGTTTGCCAGTTTACTTGCGCTATTTGAGTGAATTGAGTCAACGCGAGGTTACTACGGTTTCTTCTCAAGAACTAGGACTGCGCTTGGATCTTAATCCAGCTCAGATTCGGAAGGATCTAGCCTACTTTGGTGATTTTGGTCGCAAAGGCATTGGTTACGACGTTTCCTACTTAATCGAGAAGATTCGCCATATTCTGAAGATTGATCAGCAAATCAACGTGGCATTGGTGGGTGCGGGTAACCTTGGGCACGCCTTGTCCAATTACAATGCTTACTTAAAAGACAACATGAAGATCGTTGCCGTGTTTGATGCATACGAACCCAAAATCGGTACTCAGATTAATAGCCTGAAAGTGCAACCGATGAATGAATTATCAGATTCTGTCCAAAAGGATAATATTCGAATCGGCATCATTACAGTTCCAGATACAGAAGCTCAAAATGTAGCTGATCAACTGGTTGAATCGGGTATCGAGGCTATACTTAATTTTGCACCAACGATTTTGAAAACGCCGCCGCATATTCGCATTCATCATGCTGATTTTACGACGGATCTGCTCAGCCTAGCTTATTACCTGGAGAATGGAAAGGACGACGAGGAAGATGACAACAAATAA
- the panD gene encoding aspartate 1-decarboxylase produces MFRTLMKSKIHRATVTEANLNYVGSITIDEDLMETSDLMENEKVQIVNNNNGARLETYVIPGPRGSGVICLNGAAARLVQPGDNVIIISYAMMSQEEANAHKPTVVFVDEHNKPVQTSKQEIHATIM; encoded by the coding sequence ATGTTTAGAACATTGATGAAATCTAAAATTCACCGCGCTACCGTCACAGAAGCCAATTTGAATTATGTGGGTAGCATAACCATTGACGAGGATCTGATGGAAACATCCGACTTGATGGAAAACGAAAAAGTCCAAATTGTAAATAATAACAATGGAGCACGCTTAGAAACGTACGTCATTCCTGGCCCGCGTGGCAGCGGAGTGATCTGTCTCAATGGAGCGGCTGCCCGATTGGTTCAGCCTGGTGATAACGTTATTATTATTTCATATGCGATGATGTCTCAGGAGGAGGCTAATGCTCACAAACCAACCGTTGTATTTGTAGATGAGCATAATAAGCCTGTTCAAACCTCGAAGCAAGAGATCCACGCAACGATTATGTAA
- a CDS encoding AAA family ATPase has translation MPKWTKEVVIGFVPVLIIFLAFVGVNIIPILFAVLLVGGLLFMMQMRGGITVGAGQERKRKKKGPSKLTFEEIGGQDSAKQELREALDFLIRHEEIQKFGIRPLKGILLTGPPGTGKTLMAKAAAHYTDSVFVAASGSEFVEMYVGVGAGRIRDLFRDARTRATKENKENAIIFIDEIDVIGGKREGGQQREYDQTLNQLLTEMDGIYSSETPRILVIAATNRKEMLDSALTRPGRFDRHIQVDMPDKKGRKHILELHAVNKPLTTDVSLEKTAEESYGFSGAQLESVMNEAAIYAMRDGLSSIEQRHLSMAIDKVMMGEKTDRESTVEEKKRVAIHELGHAIMAELVRPGSVSQVALSPRGQALGYVRHNPQQEQYLYTKRFLEEQIMIALGGAAAEEMYYGGRSTGSRNDFEQATNVVQTMMASGLTSLGIVNMDMVTTEELMRENKVILQELMNQTKRLLEEQRTIFDNSLDTLMREEVLSGEQFRCQFRDSALLPA, from the coding sequence ATGCCTAAGTGGACTAAAGAAGTTGTAATTGGATTTGTTCCAGTGCTAATTATCTTTCTTGCTTTTGTGGGTGTAAATATCATCCCAATTTTGTTTGCTGTATTGTTGGTCGGTGGATTGCTGTTCATGATGCAGATGCGTGGTGGTATTACCGTTGGAGCAGGTCAGGAGCGTAAACGGAAGAAAAAAGGGCCATCCAAGCTGACATTTGAAGAAATTGGTGGTCAGGATAGTGCCAAGCAAGAACTACGAGAAGCGCTCGATTTCCTTATCCGGCATGAAGAAATTCAAAAATTCGGGATTCGCCCGCTGAAAGGTATCTTGCTCACAGGGCCTCCGGGAACAGGTAAAACCTTAATGGCCAAAGCTGCCGCTCACTATACAGATTCCGTGTTTGTCGCTGCATCAGGTAGTGAATTTGTGGAAATGTATGTCGGCGTCGGTGCGGGTAGAATTCGTGATTTGTTCCGTGATGCAAGAACACGTGCAACGAAAGAAAATAAAGAAAATGCCATTATTTTTATCGACGAGATTGATGTCATTGGTGGTAAGCGTGAAGGTGGACAACAACGTGAGTACGACCAAACGTTGAACCAGCTTCTGACTGAAATGGACGGAATCTATTCATCGGAAACACCTCGAATCTTAGTGATTGCTGCAACAAACCGTAAAGAAATGTTAGACAGTGCATTGACTCGTCCGGGACGTTTTGACCGTCATATTCAGGTGGATATGCCTGATAAGAAAGGTAGAAAGCACATCTTGGAACTGCACGCGGTCAATAAGCCTCTCACGACGGATGTGAGCCTTGAGAAGACGGCTGAAGAGTCTTATGGGTTCTCTGGAGCACAACTTGAAAGTGTGATGAATGAAGCTGCGATTTACGCGATGAGAGATGGATTGTCGAGTATCGAACAGCGTCATCTGTCGATGGCAATTGACAAGGTTATGATGGGTGAGAAGACCGATCGTGAGTCCACTGTTGAAGAAAAGAAACGGGTAGCTATTCACGAATTGGGACATGCCATTATGGCGGAGTTAGTTCGTCCGGGTAGTGTTAGTCAGGTGGCGCTCAGTCCCCGTGGACAGGCTCTTGGTTATGTACGTCACAATCCACAACAAGAACAGTATTTATATACCAAACGTTTCTTGGAAGAGCAGATTATGATTGCCCTTGGTGGTGCGGCTGCAGAGGAAATGTATTACGGTGGTCGTAGTACGGGATCGCGCAATGACTTTGAACAGGCGACAAATGTTGTACAGACCATGATGGCTTCCGGCCTGACATCACTCGGTATTGTAAATATGGATATGGTGACTACCGAAGAGTTGATGAGAGAGAATAAAGTCATTTTGCAGGAGCTTATGAACCAGACGAAACGATTGCTTGAAGAGCAACGGACAATTTTCGACAATTCTCTCGATACCTTGATGAGAGAAGAAGTGTTATCTGGGGAGCAATTTCGTTGTCAATTTCGTGACAGCGCCCTTTTACCGGCATAA
- a CDS encoding acetate kinase, which translates to MKVLVINAGSSSLKYQLYNMTDESVLAKGLVERIGMDSSILTHKPTGREDVTEVSEILEHTTAIRKVIDMLTDKENGVLGSVNEIQAVGHRVVHGGEAFKESALVDDAAKAEIRRLFDLAPLHNPAAMMGIRAAELNMPGVPQVMVFDTAFHQTMPEKAYLYAIPRVLYKKYKVRRYGAHGTSHDYVSKAAAEYLDRPLEDLKIITCHVGNGGSVTAVKGGLSVDTSMGMTPLEGLMMGTRSGDLDPAIVPYVMNKEELSVSEVNSMLNKHSGLLAISGISSDMREITEGMENGDANSTLAFEMYEYRLRKYIGSYAAAMNGVDVIVFTAGVGENSVVLRQKVCEQLTYLGVELDEALNAIRSGEPRRITTSNSKVDVLVVPTNEELVIARDTHRIVLNSQ; encoded by the coding sequence GTGAAAGTATTAGTAATCAACGCGGGGAGCTCCTCGCTTAAATATCAATTGTATAATATGACAGACGAGTCCGTACTCGCAAAAGGTCTTGTAGAGCGGATCGGAATGGACTCATCCATTCTTACACACAAGCCAACTGGTCGCGAAGACGTGACGGAAGTTAGCGAAATTCTGGAGCATACTACTGCAATTCGTAAAGTTATCGATATGCTGACAGACAAAGAAAATGGAGTCTTGGGTTCCGTAAATGAAATTCAAGCAGTTGGACACCGCGTTGTTCATGGTGGTGAAGCATTTAAAGAATCCGCATTAGTTGATGATGCAGCCAAAGCTGAGATTCGCCGTTTGTTCGACCTCGCGCCGCTTCATAATCCAGCAGCAATGATGGGTATTCGTGCGGCTGAATTGAATATGCCGGGCGTTCCTCAAGTTATGGTCTTTGATACAGCATTCCATCAAACGATGCCTGAGAAAGCTTATCTGTATGCCATTCCGCGTGTACTTTACAAAAAATACAAAGTTCGTCGCTACGGAGCGCACGGTACTTCCCATGATTATGTAAGTAAAGCAGCAGCAGAATATCTGGATCGTCCGTTGGAAGATCTGAAAATTATCACTTGTCACGTAGGTAACGGTGGTAGTGTAACAGCAGTTAAAGGTGGTCTTTCTGTAGATACGTCCATGGGTATGACTCCGCTCGAAGGATTGATGATGGGAACACGTAGTGGTGACCTCGATCCAGCGATTGTACCTTACGTAATGAACAAGGAAGAACTGAGCGTAAGCGAAGTAAACTCCATGTTGAACAAGCACAGTGGCTTGCTGGCGATCTCCGGAATCAGCAGCGACATGCGGGAGATTACAGAAGGTATGGAGAATGGCGATGCTAACTCCACACTGGCTTTCGAGATGTACGAATACCGTCTGCGTAAATACATTGGTTCATATGCAGCAGCAATGAACGGTGTAGACGTAATCGTCTTTACAGCAGGTGTAGGTGAGAACTCCGTTGTTCTGCGCCAAAAAGTATGTGAGCAGCTCACGTACCTGGGTGTTGAACTGGACGAAGCTTTGAATGCTATCCGTTCTGGCGAACCACGCCGCATCACAACGAGCAATTCCAAAGTCGATGTTCTTGTTGTGCCAACGAACGAAGAATTGGTAATTGCAAGAGATACGCACCGAATCGTATTGAATTCTCAGTAA
- a CDS encoding 3-hydroxyacyl-CoA dehydrogenase family protein: protein MFFKKIGVVGGGTMGQGISQMLAAKGLDVLLVEHTTEKLDHAYNMIETNLDKQLEKWAITKAEKKLILSRINKVAHLAELGSCDMVIETISEDLEAKKAVFSQLDQVCPSNVILASNTSTLSLTELASSTKYPERVIGMHFIHPVSRVDLVEIIRGLKTSDSTFDETRRFVEEVVDKKGVMIYESPGFVTSRLICLLINEALHVLQEGVASAEDIDDAMRIGYNFQHGPLEMADRFGLDSVEAALERMFREFGELKYRPSTVLKKMVRAGHLGVKAGEGFFKYDKDGDRL from the coding sequence ATGTTTTTTAAAAAAATAGGAGTTGTCGGCGGCGGTACGATGGGGCAAGGTATTTCCCAAATGCTCGCAGCCAAAGGACTTGATGTGCTTCTAGTGGAGCATACAACGGAGAAGCTTGATCATGCTTACAACATGATTGAGACCAACTTGGATAAACAACTAGAGAAATGGGCAATTACAAAGGCAGAGAAGAAACTGATCCTCTCCCGTATTAACAAAGTTGCGCATTTGGCGGAGCTGGGTTCTTGCGATATGGTCATTGAGACGATTTCGGAAGATCTGGAAGCTAAAAAAGCAGTGTTTAGTCAACTGGATCAAGTTTGCCCAAGTAATGTTATTCTTGCAAGTAATACATCCACGCTGAGTTTGACCGAGCTTGCAAGCTCGACCAAGTACCCAGAGCGTGTTATTGGTATGCACTTTATTCACCCGGTATCCCGGGTTGATCTTGTTGAAATTATTCGTGGCTTGAAGACGTCTGATTCCACATTTGATGAGACTAGACGTTTTGTTGAAGAAGTGGTTGATAAAAAAGGCGTTATGATTTATGAATCCCCAGGATTCGTTACATCCCGTTTGATCTGCCTTCTGATCAATGAAGCACTTCATGTATTGCAAGAAGGTGTTGCTTCTGCTGAGGACATCGATGACGCAATGCGTATTGGATACAACTTCCAACATGGTCCACTTGAGATGGCTGACCGTTTCGGACTTGATTCCGTTGAAGCAGCACTCGAAAGAATGTTCCGTGAATTCGGGGAATTGAAATATCGTCCTTCGACTGTCCTGAAGAAAATGGTACGTGCAGGACACTTGGGTGTCAAAGCGGGCGAAGGATTCTTCAAGTACGACAAGGATGGTGACAGACTGTGA
- a CDS encoding tetratricopeptide repeat protein, which translates to MFQHVFAEMNDMLDEIIKRYPSAEGLNKQELLQKWNLLKRMSDGMIDEWLMFEEKMSQVREQELVKPASLEPEQEAVTALPELHLECFSRGQGYFKLQMYPQAIIQFSRIVADYPDSALTRYYLALAHLNLEQNTEALAHLHRILRLKGSPRLKGLVCNALGCIEAKLANPQGACSLFAQALQHDPTLTEPLYNMEACRQNKGQLQFGIG; encoded by the coding sequence ATGTTCCAGCATGTTTTCGCAGAAATGAACGACATGTTAGATGAAATTATCAAGCGCTACCCTTCGGCTGAAGGCCTGAACAAACAGGAATTGCTGCAAAAGTGGAACTTGCTCAAGCGGATGAGTGACGGCATGATTGATGAGTGGCTGATGTTTGAAGAGAAAATGAGTCAGGTGCGTGAACAGGAGCTGGTCAAACCTGCTTCCCTTGAACCGGAACAGGAGGCCGTTACGGCACTGCCTGAACTTCATTTGGAGTGCTTTAGCCGAGGTCAAGGCTATTTCAAATTGCAAATGTACCCGCAAGCCATTATCCAATTTTCACGAATTGTAGCCGACTATCCAGATAGTGCATTGACTCGTTATTATCTGGCGCTTGCTCATCTCAATTTGGAACAGAACACAGAGGCATTAGCACACTTACATCGAATCTTGCGACTTAAGGGATCACCGCGTCTGAAGGGGCTGGTCTGTAATGCCCTTGGATGTATTGAAGCCAAGCTTGCCAATCCACAAGGAGCATGCTCATTGTTTGCCCAGGCGCTTCAGCATGACCCGACGTTGACCGAACCACTGTATAATATGGAAGCTTGCAGGCAAAATAAAGGACAATTGCAATTCGGAATTGGTTAA